In Candidatus Krumholzibacteriia bacterium, the genomic window GTCATTGCCCACCCTCACCTCGAGCGTCATGATCGCCGCCCGGCGGCCCGCCTCGGTGTCGAGCACGGCGTCGAGGAGCTGCTGGGCGATTCCTCGACGGCGGTGGTCGGGAAGAACCGCCAGGTTCACCAGATGCACCTCGTCGGCGATCACCCACACGAGGGCGAACCCCACGACCTTCCCGGCGTGGACCGCCACCATGGGCATCCGGCGCGGATCTCCCTGCAATTCGGCGGCAAGAGCATCGCGGCTCCAGGGCGCCGGGAACGACGCCCGCTCGACCGCCAGGATCGCCTCGAGGTCGCCGCGAGTGGCCGGGCGGGTCTCGACGTCCACGATCAGGTCCAGCCCCGGGGCCGGATCGGACGGGACAACTCCTCCCGCAGATCGACCCCGTGCACGCGCTCGGCCTGGCTCGGGCTCACGTACTCGGGCACGAAGGACACCGGATCCTCGGCGGTGACCACGGGGTGACCGTGCGCGGCGGCGCGCAGCAGGAGCCGGGCGAGGGAATCCGTAGTCTGCACACGGACTTCCTGGGTCGCCGCCATGAGGCCGGCGGTCGCGGAGTCGGCACAGAGCAGGGTCCGGTCTCCGGGATCGAGGTCCTCGACCGCCACCCGCCGGATCGGATCGTCGGGTCGCGCGCGGGCGGCGTCGTCGACGCTCGACACCCAGACGTGTCCCCCGCCGGCCGGCGCCACGGCGAGGGACGGCTCCGAGGCCGCGGTCGCGATCAGACCCAGCGTAGGCGCGGCGCGCAGGGTCCATCCGGTGGCACGGGCCAGGGTCTTCGCAGTCATGACGCCGATCCGAAGGCCGGTGAAGCTGCCGGGCCCGGACACCACGAGGATCTCGTCGACGTCGGAGCGCGCCGCCCCGGCGTCGGCCAGAGCACCGTCGAGCAGGCCGAACAGGTGCTCGGCGTAGCCCTGGGCCTCGTCGTGGACACGCTCGGCGACCACGGTCTCGTCGCGAGCGATGGCCACGGAGCCCCCGCGGCCGGTGGTGTCGATCGCCAGGCGCCGCATCACACGAGCCACCGCCTCCACGCCTCGAGCAGGTTCGCGCGCCGGGGCCAGTCCGAAGGTTCCGGCCGCAGACCGATCCGGCGACCGTCCGGACCCTCGACGGCGAAGCGGAGGTCCAGCCGCGGGGTCAGCCAGTCCCGCACCGCCGCAGGCCACTCGACGGCCACGATCGCGCC contains:
- the rimI gene encoding ribosomal protein S18-alanine N-acetyltransferase, whose product is MDVETRPATRGDLEAILAVERASFPAPWSRDALAAELQGDPRRMPMVAVHAGKVVGFALVWVIADEVHLVNLAVLPDHRRRGIAQQLLDAVLDTEAGRRAAIMTLEVRVGNDEAIAFYRRNGFVDVAFRPRYYPDTHEDALVMLKPLRERRADPGGRGSGPGRN
- the tsaB gene encoding tRNA (adenosine(37)-N6)-threonylcarbamoyltransferase complex dimerization subunit type 1 TsaB, whose amino-acid sequence is MARVMRRLAIDTTGRGGSVAIARDETVVAERVHDEAQGYAEHLFGLLDGALADAGAARSDVDEILVVSGPGSFTGLRIGVMTAKTLARATGWTLRAAPTLGLIATAASEPSLAVAPAGGGHVWVSSVDDAARARPDDPIRRVAVEDLDPGDRTLLCADSATAGLMAATQEVRVQTTDSLARLLLRAAAHGHPVVTAEDPVSFVPEYVSPSQAERVHGVDLREELSRPIRPRGWT